From the genome of Pseudanabaena sp. PCC 7367:
TTATTTAGCCAGCGTTTTACAGCTGCCTTGACCTGCTCGCCTGGTAAGGCATCCAGATGTTGTTGAATTTTCTGGTTGAGAGTAGCCATACACGCAAAATGTTAATTACTATACCATTATACGCTCACCCTCTGGGGCTGTCACTCAGCTTGAGCGTTACAGGAAAAATGGCTGACCCAGGAAAAGAAACTTATTGTTAGGGGGGAGTTGCAAAACCTGGGTCAGTTAAAAATAGATGTATAAAATATGCCTCCCTTTTGCAGTGGCAAGACGCACCAATGTTGCCTTACCACACAGGTTTGGTTACGGTCATAAGCAAGATAGTCTTACAACCTTAAGGGATAAGCAAGAAAAACTTACCTGTCAACGAGAAAATGAATAGTGATTGAAAAAATGATTTCTGGCCCCCAGAGTCGGGCAGCACGTGGGTTACTGGGTATATCGCAGATGGAGTTAGCAAAAGCGGCTGGGGTCAGTGAGCGGGCAATCGTGAAATTCGAGGCAGGGAAAAAGAAAACGCAAGCTTCAACAAAAATGGTGATTCGCATGGCTTTAGAATCCATGGGCGTCGAATTTATTGGCGATCGCGGGTTGCAACTGAAAGCTGGTAGCGATCCAGAATCATCACCATAGCCAAACCTATTAGCCTGTAATCACTAGGGTCGATTTGTCCATACTCTATTGAAGCGACTGTAGTGAGCAATCCAGGTTGCGGCATCTGGGTAAAGCCATTTCAACAATTGAATCGTGGTCTGATAATCAGCGGGAAGATTATGATCCAGGATTGGCTCATGATGGGCAATGCGATTCCGCAAATCACGTATCCGTGATAATTGGCTATGGACTTGCTTACGGCGGGTTCCTTTGGGGAAAATGCGAAAG
Proteins encoded in this window:
- a CDS encoding helix-turn-helix domain-containing protein → MIEKMISGPQSRAARGLLGISQMELAKAAGVSERAIVKFEAGKKKTQASTKMVIRMALESMGVEFIGDRGLQLKAGSDPESSP